The following are encoded in a window of Dictyostelium discoideum AX4 chromosome 6 chromosome, whole genome shotgun sequence genomic DNA:
- the gacV gene encoding RhoGAP domain-containing protein, whose product MSNNSNNNIKTYYIIGIITLIFIVSAVIKNQLSSSNQEQQEEEEETDSMGKSKGRGNKKGKKPEKIQEKKLDNHLKNLEKVKLQEDFKLQQDEKQQLKKEETILVEKQEIVVDELKNKKDEEKQQQQQEEDQQQQQQQQQEEEEEEEEQQEIEEDEEEEEGQEQEEEEEQQEIEEGEEEQQEEEQEEEQFSMFGVSIERLMDFQRQEDENEGSDEVEESSKVPIVLSFMLDRIKNLNGFKTEGLFRVNGNLKLVEQLATEGFDPFSDDLDPNVNTWASLLKKWIRDLPEPLIPHELNPIILDFCTNNNINNTCNNNNDNNNNNNFNVCASTNNLGNVLNLSTNICNNNNNNNNNNNNNNNNNNNNDNNNNNNESIEKKITNIINMIKSDDHRNVLYKIGEFFGEMLQEETVLITKINVESLSKILTPSLFKPNNIIDDFSNGSLNGSGNQIPKYLTTLDLPSILLKQKKEIAFVSCLLNYFKDEYSKKLQEQNDQEEDNQEEEKDNQEEDEDEEDKDQEE is encoded by the exons ATGTCaaataacagtaataataacatcaaaacatattatataattggaataataactttaatatttatagtGTCAGCAGTtataaagaatcaattatcGTCATCAAatcaagaacaacaagaagaagaagaagaaacaGATAGCATGGGAAAATCAAAAGGAAGAGgtaataaaaaaggaaagAAACCAGAAAAGATACAGGAGAAAAAATTAgataatcatttaaaaaatcttgaAAAGGTAAAATTACAAGAAGATTTTAAACTTCAACAAgatgaaaaacaacaactaaaaaaagaagaaacaaTACTTGTGGAAAAACAAGAAATAGTTGTGGATGagttgaaaaataaaaaggatgaagaaaaacaacaacaacaacaagaagaagatcaacaacaacaacaacaacaacaacaagaggaagaagaagaagaagaggaacaACAGGAAATAGAAgaggatgaagaagaagaagaaggaCAAGAGcaggaggaagaagaagaacaacaGGAAATAGAAGAGGGTGAAGAggaacaacaagaagaagagCAAGAAGAAGAGCAATTTAGTATGTTTGGTGTTTCAATTGAAAGATTAATGGATTTCCAACGTCAAGAGGACGAAAATGAGGGAAGTGATGAAGTTGAGGAATCTTCAAAAGTTCCAATAGTTTTAAGTTTCATGTTAgatagaataaaaaatttaaatg gaTTTAAAACAGAAGGATTATTTAGAGttaatggtaatttaaaattagttgAACAGTTAGCAACGGAAGGATTTGACCCATTCAGTGATGATTTAGATCCAAATGTTAATACATGGGcatcattattaaagaaatggATAAGAGATTTACCAGAACCATTAATACCACATGAATTAAATCcaataattttagatttttgtacaaataataatattaataatacctgtaataataataatgataataataataataataattttaatgtttGTGCTAGTACTAATAATTTAGGAAATGTTTTAAATCTTAGTACTAACatatgtaataataataataataataataataataataataataataataataataataataataatgataacaataataataataatgaaagtattgaaaagaaaataacaaatattataaatatgatTAAATCAGATGATCATAGAAAtgtattatataaaattggtGAGTTTTTTGGAGAGATGTTACAAGAAGAAACAGTTTTAATCACAAAAATTAATGTTGAAAGTTTATCAAAGATATTAACACCATCACTATTTaaaccaaataatattattgatgaTTTTTCAAACGGTTCTTTAAATGGTAGTGGTAATCAAATACCGAAATATCTTACAACTTTAGATTTACCTTCAATACtcttaaaacaaaaaaaagaaattgctTTTGTTTcttgtttattaaattattttaaagatgaatattcaaaaaaattacaagaaCAAAATGATCAAGAAGAAGATAATCAAGaggaagaaaaagataatcaagaagaagatgaGGATGAAGAAGATAAAGACCAGGAAGAATAA